The following coding sequences are from one Trichoplusia ni isolate ovarian cell line Hi5 chromosome 15, tn1, whole genome shotgun sequence window:
- the LOC113501439 gene encoding LOW QUALITY PROTEIN: UPF0430 protein CG31712-like (The sequence of the model RefSeq protein was modified relative to this genomic sequence to represent the inferred CDS: inserted 1 base in 1 codon), with the protein MGRSRSRSKSPRRHHKSSKHSRKKSRSKDRSSSRSRSSKHTEKSRERSSKSRKRSHSVSSSSSSEASYDGSRRSHGKKSKVRSKMDEVDRLAEMERQRRVREAEQKVVEEEAAKRIELLVKKRVEEELEKRKEEIEQEVAKRVEEAKRKMEKEMMEELERQREQQRREELARQEEEARKRKELEEIMAENNKKIEEAQRKLAEERLAMIEEQXKMDEERQKLKKEQEKRLKEEQRKILGKNNSRPKLSFSLNPLS; encoded by the exons atgggtCGTTCAAGATCACGGAGCAAGTCGCCTAGGCGTCACCATAAAAGTAGCAAACATTCAAGAAAGAAGAGTCGATCCAAGGATCGGTCTTCATCAAGAAGCAGAAGTTCGAAACATACTGAAAAATCTAGAGAACGAAGCTCCAAATCTAG AAAAAGATCGCATTCGGTATCATCATCAAGCAGCAGCGAAGCGTCGTATGATGGAAGTAGAAGAAGTCACGGCAAGAAATCTAAGGTTCGCAGCAAGATGGACGAAGTAGATAGATTAGCAGAAATGGAAAGACAGAGACGCGTGAGGGAAGCTGAACAGAAG GTGGTTGAAGAAGAAGCAGCAAAAAGAATAGAATTGCTAGTGAAGAAAAGAGTTGAAGAGGAAttggaaaaaagaaaagaagaaattgAACAAGAAGTTGCTAAGCGTGTTGAAGAGGCCAAGCGGAAGATGGAGAAGGAAATGATGGAGGAACTTGAGCGCCAAAGAGAACAGCAGCGGCGGGAGGAGCTTGCTAGACAG GAGGAAGAAGCTCGTAAAAGGAAAGAGCTGGAAGAAATCAtggcagaaaataataaaaagattgaaGAGGCTCAGCGAAAGCTG GCTGAGGAGCGGCTTGCAATGATTGAAGAAC AGAAAATGGATGAAGAGAGACAGAAACTTAAGAAAGAACAAGAAAAAAGATTAAAAGAAGAACAGAGAAAAATATTGGGCAAAAACAATTCAAGACCAAAACTGTCATTTTCTTTGAACCCTCTTTCATGA